The Microcebus murinus isolate Inina chromosome 4, M.murinus_Inina_mat1.0, whole genome shotgun sequence genome has a segment encoding these proteins:
- the PDE4C gene encoding LOW QUALITY PROTEIN: 3',5'-cyclic-AMP phosphodiesterase 4C (The sequence of the model RefSeq protein was modified relative to this genomic sequence to represent the inferred CDS: substituted 1 base at 1 genomic stop codon): MQGPAAPAPGPAPGSPRGSPRGSPGLFRKLQVNQSIRLQRRFTLAHPLCFDLENGLPGGRSTLDPPAGPGLGRAPQAPAPHSQRRESFLYRSDSDYELSPKAVSRNSSAASDLHGEDMIVTPFAQVLASLRTVRSNVAALAHLQGRGTARGPQRGRARPXPARLPEGRGPALALETLGELDWCLDQLETLQARHSVGAMASSKFKRMLSRELTHLSETSRSGNQVSEYISRTFLDQPAEVELPGATSEEPAGPMSRISGLRGPHHGASLSPATVPRFGVQTDQEGQLAKELEDTNKWGLDVFKVAELSGNRPLTAIIFSIFQERDLLKTFQIPADTLATYLLTLEGHYHADVAYHNSLHAADVAQSAHVLLATPALEAVFTDLEVLATIFASAIHDVDHPGVSNQFLINTHSELALMYNDASVLENHHLAVGFKLLQGENCDIFQNLGPRQRLSLRKMVIDMVLATDMSKHMNLLADLKTMVETKRVTSLGVLLLDNYSDRIQVLQNLVHCADLSNPAKPLPLYRRWTERIMAELFQQGDRERASGLDVSPMCDKHSASVEKSQVGFIDYIAHPLWETWADLVHPDAQGLLDTLEDNREWYLSKIPRSPPDLSSPERGGPDRFQFELTLEEAEEEEEAALDSKASESRDTKLLSPGASQKPSDLPADGHRT, encoded by the exons CTttgacctggaaaatgggctcccgGGCGGGAGAAGCACCCTGGACCCtccggccgggccgggcctgggcCGGGCCCCGCAGGCCCCCGCCCCGCACAGCCAGCGGCGCGAGTCCTTCCTGTACCGCTCGGACAGCGACTATGAACTCTCGCCCAAGGCCGTGTCCCGGAACTCCTCCGCGGCCAGCGACCT ACACGGAGAAGACATGATTGTCACGCCGTTTGCCCAG GTGCTGGCCAGTCTGCGGACGGTCCGGAGCAACGTGGCGGCCCTGGCCCACCTGCAAGGCCGCGGGACAGCCAG GGGCCCCCAGCGGGGCCGGGCCCGGCCCTGACCAGCTCGCCTCCCAGAGGGGCGCGGGCCCGCGCTGGCGCTGGAGACGCTGGGCGAGCTGGACTGGTGCCTGGACCAGCTGGAGACGCTGCAGGCGCGGCACTCGGTGGGCGCGATGGCCTCCAGCAAG ttCAAGCGGATGCTGAGCCGGGAGTTGACCCACCTCTCTGAAACCAGCCGCTCCGGGAACCAGGTGTCCGAGTACATCTCCCGCACCTTCCTGG ACCAGCCGGCCGAGGTGGAGTTGCCCGGGGCGACCTCGGAGGAGCCCGCGGGGCCCATGTCCCGGATCAGCGGCTTGCGTGGGCCCCACCACGGCGCCAGCCTCTCCCCAGCCACCGTCCCCCGTTTCGGGGTCCAGACGGACCAGGAGGGGCAGCTGGCCAAG GAGCTGGAAGACACCAACAAGTGGGGGCTCGATGTGTTCAAGGTGGCGGAGCTCAGCGGGAACCGGCCACTCACCGCCATCATATTCAGCATCTTTCAG GAGCGGGACCTGCTCAAGACATTCCAGATCCCAGCAGACACGCTGGCCACCTACCTGCTCACGCTGGAGGGTCACTACCACGCGGATGTGGCCTACCACAACAGCCTGCACGCCGCCGACGTGGCCCAGTCCGCCCACGTCCTGCTCGCCACACCCGCCCTCGAG GCCGTGTTCACAGACCTGGAGGTCCTGGCCACCATCTTTGCCAGCGCCATCCACGATGTGGACCACCCCGGCGTCTCCAACCAGTTTCTCATCAACACCC ACTCGGAGCTGGCGCTGATGTACAACGACGCGTCCGTGCTGGAGAACCACCACCTGGCCGTGGGCTTCAAGCTGCTGCAGGGGGAGAACTGCGACATCTTCCAGAACCTCGGCCCGCGCCAGAGGCTCAGCCTGCGCAAGATGGTCATCGACATG GTGCTGGCCACAGACATGTCCAAACACATGAACCTCCTGGCTGACCTGAAGACCATGGTGGAGACCAAGAGGGTGACCAGCCTCGGGGTGCTTCTCCTGGACAACTACTCCGACCGCATCCAG GTCCTGCAGAACCTGGTGCACTGCGCGGACCTGAGCAACCCCGCCAAGCCGCTGCCCCTGTACCGCCGCTGGACCGAGCGCATCATGGCCGAGCTCTTCCAGCAGGGCGACCGGGAGCGCGCGTCCGGCCTGGACGTCAGCCCCATGTGCGACAAGCACTCGGCCTCGGTGGAGAAGTCCCAG gTGGGATTCATCGACTACATCGCCCACCCGCTGTGGGAGACCTGGGCTGACCTGGTGCACCCGGACGCCCAGGGCCTGCTGGACACGCTGGAAGACAACCGCGAGTGGTACCTGAGCAAGATCCCGCGGAGCCCCCCGGACCTCAGCAGCCCCGAGCGGGGTGGCCCCGACAGGTTCCAGTTTGAGCTGACTCTGGAGGAggcggaggaagaggaggaggcagcgtTAGACAGCAAGGCCTCAGAGTCACGAGACACTAAGCTCCTGTCCCCTGGAGCCAGCCAAAAGCCCAGTGACCTACCCGCCGACGGCCACAGGACTTAG